One genomic segment of Amycolatopsis sp. WQ 127309 includes these proteins:
- a CDS encoding RNA polymerase sigma factor, which produces MIEGLLRELAPQVLAALVRRYGGFDTCEDAVQEALLAASLQWPVDGLPDHPKGWLITTASRRRIEQWRSETARQRREETVALAEPPDPEPVAGVDDTLTLLLLCCHPSLTRPSQVALTLRAVGGLTTAEIARAFLVPEATIGQRISRAKQKLRGERFTPSPDPGRLAAVLQVLYLIFTEGHTASSGDALNRVELTTEAIRLTRQLPPGGEVTGLLALMLLTEARRPARVDATGALVPLAAQDRSRWNAELIAEGVSLITTALSTSPVGPYQLQAAIAAVHAEAPTAADTDWAEILTLYDLLRVVAPGPMVTLNRVVAFAQVHGPEAGLAELAGADLEAHHRVDAVRAHLLELAGDVVGAREAYLTASRRTLSLPEQAYLQSRASRLA; this is translated from the coding sequence GTGATCGAAGGCCTGCTCCGCGAGCTCGCGCCGCAGGTCCTCGCCGCGCTCGTGCGGCGGTACGGCGGCTTCGACACCTGCGAGGACGCCGTCCAGGAGGCGCTGCTGGCGGCGTCGCTGCAGTGGCCCGTCGACGGGTTGCCCGATCACCCGAAGGGGTGGCTGATCACGACCGCGTCCCGGCGCCGGATCGAGCAGTGGCGCAGCGAGACCGCGCGGCAGCGGCGCGAGGAGACGGTCGCGCTGGCGGAGCCGCCGGATCCGGAGCCGGTCGCCGGCGTCGACGACACGCTGACATTGCTGCTGCTGTGCTGCCACCCGTCGCTGACCCGGCCGTCCCAGGTCGCGCTGACGCTCCGGGCGGTCGGCGGCCTGACGACCGCGGAGATCGCGCGCGCGTTCCTCGTCCCGGAGGCGACGATCGGCCAGCGCATCAGCCGCGCGAAGCAGAAACTGCGCGGCGAGCGGTTCACGCCGTCGCCGGACCCCGGCCGCCTGGCCGCGGTGCTGCAGGTCCTGTACCTGATCTTCACCGAGGGGCACACGGCCAGCTCGGGTGACGCCCTGAACCGCGTCGAGCTGACGACGGAGGCGATCCGCCTGACCCGCCAGCTCCCGCCCGGCGGCGAGGTCACGGGCCTGCTGGCCTTGATGCTCCTGACCGAAGCCCGCCGTCCGGCCCGGGTCGACGCGACCGGCGCGCTGGTCCCGCTCGCGGCGCAGGACCGGTCCCGCTGGAACGCGGAGCTCATCGCCGAGGGCGTCTCGCTGATCACGACCGCGTTGTCGACGTCGCCGGTCGGCCCGTACCAGCTCCAGGCGGCGATCGCGGCCGTCCACGCCGAGGCCCCGACGGCCGCGGACACCGACTGGGCCGAGATCCTCACCCTCTACGACCTGCTGCGCGTGGTCGCGCCGGGCCCGATGGTCACGCTCAACCGCGTCGTGGCGTTCGCCCAGGTCCACGGGCCGGAAGCGGGCTTGGCCGAGCTGGCCGGCGCCGATCTGGAGGCCCACCATCGGGTGGACGCGGTCCGGGCGCACCTGCTGGAGCTGGCGGGCGACGTCGTCGGGGCGCGAGAGGCGTACCTGACGGCGTCGCGGCGGACGTTGAGCCTGCCGGAGCAGGCCTACCTGCAGTCACGGGCGTCCCGGCTGGCGTGA
- a CDS encoding YciI family protein: MKYVVLIYGNPESRRAWEGMTAEQRAAGLAYYQRLNDDLDASGERLVSERLALPELTKQVSVGDSGPLTTDGPFAEAKEFLAGFYLLDCESEERALEIAGRIPEAAFGVVEVRPVMGLHGTEL; encoded by the coding sequence GTGAAATACGTGGTCCTGATCTACGGCAACCCCGAGTCCCGCCGGGCGTGGGAGGGGATGACCGCTGAGCAGCGGGCTGCCGGGCTGGCCTACTACCAGCGGCTCAACGACGATCTCGACGCCTCCGGGGAGCGGCTCGTCTCCGAGCGGCTCGCCCTTCCCGAACTCACCAAGCAGGTCAGCGTCGGCGACAGCGGGCCGTTGACCACCGATGGGCCCTTCGCGGAGGCCAAGGAGTTCCTCGCCGGCTTCTACCTGCTCGACTGCGAAAGCGAAGAGCGCGCGCTCGAGATCGCCGGGCGGATCCCGGAGGCGGCCTTCGGGGTGGTGGAGGTGCGGCCGGTGATGGGCCTGCACGGGACCGAGCTGTGA
- a CDS encoding ABC transporter permease, with amino-acid sequence MLRFLVRRLLQAIPTLFILSILIFAWLRSLPGGPAAALLGDKATPEKIANLNHVLGLDQPIILQYFGFLGRAFTGDFGNSLVSTQPVMGEIVTFLPATIELGLTAMIIAIVVGIPAGYLAARFRGGPVDNLVIVLSLIGVAVPVFFLGYMMQDLLASPLGLPSQGRQAAGLDATAITNFAILDGIMTGEWDAVWDAIKHLVLPAFALATIPLAVITRITRASVLDVLNEDFVRTANSKGLTQQVVRTRHVLRNGLLPVVTTIGLQTGALLGGAVLTERVFNFRGLGFLLAEGIERRDYPRLQALLLFGAVVYVLVNMLVDVSYGIIDPRVRVR; translated from the coding sequence GTGCTCCGTTTTCTCGTGCGTCGGTTGCTACAAGCGATTCCGACGCTCTTCATCCTGTCCATCCTGATCTTCGCCTGGCTCCGGTCCCTGCCCGGCGGCCCCGCCGCCGCGCTGTTGGGTGACAAGGCGACGCCGGAGAAGATCGCCAACCTCAACCACGTCCTCGGGCTCGACCAGCCGATCATCCTGCAGTACTTCGGGTTCCTCGGCCGGGCGTTCACCGGCGACTTCGGCAACTCCCTGGTGTCGACCCAGCCCGTCATGGGCGAGATCGTCACCTTCCTGCCGGCGACCATCGAGCTCGGTCTCACCGCGATGATCATCGCGATCGTCGTCGGCATCCCCGCCGGTTACCTGGCCGCGCGGTTCCGCGGCGGGCCGGTCGACAACCTGGTCATCGTGCTCAGCCTCATCGGCGTCGCGGTGCCGGTGTTCTTCCTCGGCTACATGATGCAGGACCTGCTGGCCTCCCCGCTCGGCTTGCCGTCGCAGGGCCGCCAGGCCGCGGGTCTCGACGCCACCGCGATCACGAACTTCGCCATCCTCGACGGCATCATGACCGGTGAGTGGGACGCCGTCTGGGACGCGATCAAGCACCTGGTCCTGCCCGCGTTCGCGCTCGCCACCATCCCGCTCGCGGTGATCACCCGGATCACCCGCGCGTCGGTGCTGGACGTCCTCAACGAGGACTTCGTCCGCACGGCCAACTCCAAGGGCCTGACGCAGCAGGTGGTGCGCACCCGGCACGTCCTGCGCAACGGCCTGCTGCCGGTGGTCACGACGATCGGCCTCCAGACCGGCGCCCTGCTCGGCGGCGCGGTGCTGACCGAGCGGGTGTTCAACTTCCGCGGCCTCGGGTTCCTGCTGGCCGAGGGGATCGAACGGCGTGACTACCCCCGGCTGCAGGCCCTCCTGCTGTTCGGGGCGGTGGTGTACGTGCTGGTGAACATGCTGGTCGACGTCTCTTACGGGATCATCGACCCGAGGGTGCGTGTGCGATGA
- a CDS encoding nuclear transport factor 2 family protein, with amino-acid sequence MTEHDETRIRKLLAVRTDAMTSRDAETLASQYTPDVIAFTLAPPLAHRGADVIDVDARKAWFDGFEGPIEYEVRDLEITVGGAIAYCHSLTCLSTTPKGAPASFELWFRSTICFREDIGEWRITHVHDSTPFYMDATMSAALDLKP; translated from the coding sequence ATGACCGAGCACGACGAGACCCGGATTCGCAAGCTGCTGGCGGTGCGCACGGACGCGATGACCAGCCGTGACGCCGAAACGCTGGCTTCGCAGTACACGCCGGACGTCATCGCGTTCACCCTCGCGCCACCCCTCGCCCACCGCGGCGCGGACGTCATCGACGTCGACGCCCGCAAAGCGTGGTTCGACGGCTTCGAGGGCCCGATCGAGTACGAGGTCCGCGACCTCGAGATCACGGTGGGCGGCGCCATCGCGTACTGCCACTCGCTGACCTGCCTCTCGACAACGCCGAAGGGCGCGCCGGCGAGCTTCGAGCTGTGGTTCCGCTCGACGATCTGCTTCCGCGAGGACATCGGGGAATGGCGGATCACGCACGTCCACGACTCGACGCCGTTCTACATGGACGCCACGATGAGCGCGGCGCTGGACCTGAAGCCCTGA
- a CDS encoding SDR family oxidoreductase, which yields MQVTVLGASGRTGFHIARLLAAKGHTVRAGLRSRQRAEVLRDLDVEPVVADVTADPEDLVEAFLGSDVVIAAIGAPDPEPASVNLVDRDGSVTAVHAAEKAGVARYIQVSAQFADSPDQGDRLVRSILLAKQLSDLALQKSALTWTIVRPGTLTDGPATGRVKVAGHLEPGRVTRLDVAAVVVGVLGEPLTENRGFDVVSGDFPVGPALAALG from the coding sequence ATGCAGGTCACCGTGCTGGGCGCGTCGGGGCGAACCGGGTTCCACATCGCACGGCTTCTGGCGGCCAAAGGACACACCGTCCGGGCCGGGCTCCGCAGCCGGCAGCGGGCCGAAGTCCTCCGAGACCTCGACGTCGAACCCGTGGTCGCCGACGTCACGGCGGATCCCGAGGACCTCGTCGAAGCCTTCCTCGGCTCGGACGTCGTCATCGCGGCCATTGGAGCGCCCGATCCGGAACCCGCGTCGGTGAACCTCGTGGACCGGGACGGCTCCGTCACGGCCGTCCACGCCGCCGAGAAGGCCGGCGTCGCGCGGTACATCCAGGTCTCCGCGCAGTTCGCCGACTCCCCGGACCAGGGTGACCGGCTCGTGCGGTCGATCCTGCTCGCCAAGCAGCTGTCCGACCTCGCGCTGCAGAAGTCCGCGCTGACCTGGACCATCGTCCGGCCCGGCACGCTCACCGACGGCCCCGCCACCGGGCGCGTCAAGGTCGCCGGGCACCTCGAACCCGGGCGGGTGACGCGGCTGGACGTCGCCGCCGTGGTCGTCGGGGTGCTCGGGGAGCCGCTCACCGAAAACCGCGGGTTCGACGTCGTTTCCGGCGACTTCCCGGTCGGGCCGGCCCTTGCCGCGTTGGGGTGA
- a CDS encoding ABC transporter ATP-binding protein, which yields MALLEVRDLTVDFVRRGERPFTAVDSVSFDVEPGQTVGLVGESGCGKSVTSLAIMRLLARRGNKVSGSVSYEGTDLLKLSDREMRDRRGRDLGMVFQDPLSSLNPVIPIGLQITEVLERHRGMSRKAASVEATDLLDKVGIPDPSRRLSEYPHQLSGGMRQRALIAIALACRPRLLIADEPTTALDVTIQAQILALLRELVQDTGTALIMITHDLGVVAGLCDEVNVLYGGRIVERAKRHQLFAEPRHPYTHGLLASIPRLDAGRGEKLVPIKGSVADNIPWDGGCAFAPRCPNALPVCREVSPQLVPDHGGLLRCHNPVRPAVVAGGGAR from the coding sequence ATGGCACTCCTTGAAGTCCGTGACCTGACGGTCGACTTCGTCCGCCGTGGCGAGCGGCCGTTCACCGCGGTGGACAGCGTCAGCTTCGACGTCGAGCCGGGCCAGACCGTCGGCCTGGTCGGCGAATCCGGCTGCGGCAAGTCCGTGACGTCGCTGGCGATCATGCGGCTGCTGGCGCGGCGCGGCAACAAGGTCAGCGGTTCGGTGAGCTACGAAGGCACCGACCTGCTGAAGCTGTCGGACCGCGAAATGCGCGACCGGCGCGGCCGCGACCTCGGCATGGTGTTCCAGGACCCGCTGTCCTCGCTGAACCCGGTCATCCCGATCGGGCTGCAGATCACCGAGGTCCTGGAGCGGCACCGCGGGATGTCGCGCAAGGCGGCGTCCGTCGAAGCGACGGACCTGCTGGACAAGGTCGGCATCCCCGACCCGTCGCGGCGGCTTTCCGAGTACCCGCACCAGCTTTCCGGCGGCATGCGGCAGCGCGCGCTGATCGCGATCGCGCTGGCGTGCCGGCCGCGGCTGCTCATCGCCGACGAGCCGACCACAGCCCTGGACGTCACCATCCAGGCGCAGATCCTGGCGTTGCTGCGGGAACTGGTGCAGGACACCGGAACCGCGCTGATCATGATCACGCACGACCTCGGCGTCGTCGCCGGGCTGTGCGACGAGGTCAACGTGCTCTACGGCGGCCGGATCGTCGAGCGGGCGAAGCGGCACCAGCTGTTCGCCGAGCCGCGTCACCCGTACACCCACGGCCTGCTCGCCTCGATCCCGCGCCTTGACGCGGGCCGCGGCGAGAAACTGGTCCCCATCAAGGGATCCGTGGCCGACAACATCCCGTGGGACGGCGGCTGCGCGTTCGCGCCCCGCTGCCCCAACGCGCTGCCGGTCTGCCGCGAGGTCTCGCCGCAGCTGGTGCCCGACCACGGCGGGCTGCTGCGCTGCCACAACCCCGTGCGGCCGGCGGTCGTGGCGGGAGGAGGAGCCCGATGA
- a CDS encoding ABC transporter permease, protein MNTLLNKKKEPIDKLAAASGRSLGGEALRRMLRSPVALTGGGITGLFLLLAIFAPLLAPKDPQDRALQDQVQLGRGIIPGSMPGYPLGVDDFGRDFLSRLIVGAQQTLLVGVLATVIGVLIGVIIGGIAGAFGGWVDTVLMRLVDVMLSFPSLLLAISIAALFANPSQWTVILAVSMVGVPIFARLLRGSMLVQRDADHVLAATSLGVKRGAIVFRHMLPNSLGPVIVQATLTLATSILEAAALSFLGLGDPDPSRAEWGLMLGKASRQFLDIRPELAYYPAIAIIIVALGFTLLGESLREALDPKNRR, encoded by the coding sequence ATGAACACTCTGCTGAACAAGAAGAAGGAACCGATCGACAAGCTCGCCGCGGCGAGCGGGCGCAGCCTCGGCGGTGAAGCCCTGCGCCGGATGCTGCGCAGCCCGGTCGCGCTCACCGGCGGTGGCATCACCGGCCTGTTCCTGCTCCTGGCGATCTTCGCGCCGCTGCTGGCCCCCAAGGACCCGCAGGACCGCGCGTTGCAGGACCAGGTCCAGCTGGGCCGGGGCATCATCCCCGGTTCGATGCCCGGTTACCCGCTCGGCGTGGACGACTTCGGCCGCGACTTCCTGTCCCGGCTCATCGTCGGCGCCCAGCAGACGCTGCTCGTCGGCGTGCTGGCCACGGTGATCGGCGTGCTCATCGGCGTCATCATCGGCGGGATCGCGGGCGCGTTCGGCGGCTGGGTCGACACCGTCCTCATGCGACTCGTCGACGTCATGCTGTCGTTCCCCTCGCTGCTGCTGGCCATCTCGATCGCGGCGCTGTTCGCGAACCCGAGCCAGTGGACGGTCATCCTGGCCGTGTCGATGGTCGGCGTGCCGATCTTCGCCCGGCTGCTGCGCGGTTCCATGCTGGTGCAGCGCGACGCCGACCACGTGCTGGCGGCGACGTCCCTCGGCGTGAAGCGCGGGGCGATCGTGTTCCGGCACATGCTTCCGAACTCGCTCGGCCCGGTCATCGTGCAGGCCACGCTCACGTTGGCCACGTCGATCCTCGAGGCCGCGGCGCTGTCGTTCCTCGGCCTGGGCGACCCGGACCCCTCGCGCGCGGAGTGGGGGCTGATGCTGGGCAAGGCCTCGCGCCAGTTCCTCGACATCCGTCCGGAGCTCGCGTACTACCCGGCGATCGCGATCATCATCGTGGCGCTCGGGTTCACGCTGCTCGGCGAGTCCCTCCGCGAAGCCCTCGACCCGAAGAACAGGCGGTGA
- a CDS encoding DedA family protein: MHIDQWLEAIPPISVYLIVAAVIMIESLGIPLPGEIVLVSAALLASQHSNLNPLWIGALASAGAIVGDSIGYLIGKTGGQRLFAWAGRKFPKHFGPTHIANAERIFNKRGMWAVFLGRFIAFLRILAGPLAGSLKMHYPKFLIANALGGIVWAGGTTALVYYLGVVAEKWLGNFSKYGLVAAIVIGVVVFFVMKKRLGKNHEDEETPKQEEPAA, from the coding sequence GTGCACATCGATCAATGGCTGGAGGCGATCCCGCCGATCTCGGTGTACCTGATCGTCGCCGCGGTGATCATGATCGAGAGCCTCGGCATTCCGCTGCCCGGCGAGATCGTGCTGGTCAGCGCCGCGTTGCTGGCGTCGCAGCACAGCAACCTGAACCCGCTCTGGATCGGTGCGCTGGCCAGCGCCGGCGCCATCGTCGGCGACAGCATCGGTTACCTGATCGGGAAGACCGGCGGGCAACGGCTGTTCGCCTGGGCGGGCCGGAAATTCCCGAAGCATTTCGGGCCGACGCACATCGCCAACGCGGAACGCATCTTCAACAAACGCGGCATGTGGGCCGTGTTCCTCGGCCGGTTCATCGCGTTCCTGCGCATCCTCGCCGGCCCGCTCGCCGGGTCGCTGAAGATGCACTACCCGAAGTTCCTGATCGCCAACGCGCTCGGCGGCATCGTCTGGGCGGGCGGCACCACCGCGCTCGTCTACTACCTCGGCGTCGTCGCCGAGAAGTGGCTCGGCAACTTCTCCAAGTACGGCCTGGTCGCCGCGATCGTCATCGGCGTCGTCGTCTTCTTCGTCATGAAGAAGCGCCTCGGCAAGAACCACGAAGACGAAGAGACGCCCAAGCAGGAAGAACCGGCCGCCTAA
- a CDS encoding ABC transporter ATP-binding protein, protein MNQPAGDVLLEVNDLKVHFPIKSGVVFDRTVGHVYAVDGVDLAIRRGETYGLVGESGCGKSTLGRAILRLNEPTSGSVKFDGTDVAKLKGEDLRKARRRMQMIFQDPMSSLDPRQSVESILVEGMHAHGLDKDKETTQRRLRQLLSAVGLPESSLRKYPHEFSGGQRQRIGIARALAVEPDLIVADEPVSALDVSVQAQVVNLLEDLQDQLGLTYVVIAHDLAVVRHISDRIGVMYLGALVEETDADSLYRDPLHPYTRALLSAIPVPDPQVEDTREQILLAGDLPSPANPPSGCRFHTRCPWRQASLCDTDRPQLREIGGGHRVACHYAEDIRDGRIQPHEVKPELVELTGALNPDLGPPDIGTSAEIL, encoded by the coding sequence ATGAACCAGCCTGCTGGTGACGTGCTGCTCGAGGTCAACGACCTCAAGGTGCACTTCCCGATCAAGAGCGGCGTCGTGTTCGACCGGACGGTCGGGCACGTCTACGCGGTCGACGGCGTCGACCTGGCCATCCGCCGCGGGGAGACCTACGGCCTGGTGGGCGAGTCCGGCTGCGGCAAGTCCACGCTGGGCCGGGCGATCCTGCGGCTCAACGAACCGACGTCGGGTTCGGTGAAGTTCGACGGCACCGACGTCGCGAAGCTCAAGGGAGAGGATCTGCGGAAGGCCCGGCGCCGGATGCAGATGATCTTCCAGGACCCGATGTCCAGCCTGGACCCGCGGCAGTCGGTCGAGTCGATCCTCGTCGAGGGCATGCACGCGCACGGCCTCGACAAGGACAAGGAAACCACCCAGCGGCGGCTGCGTCAGCTGCTGTCCGCCGTCGGCCTCCCGGAGTCGTCGCTGCGGAAGTACCCGCACGAGTTCTCCGGCGGGCAGCGCCAGCGCATCGGCATCGCGCGGGCGTTGGCGGTGGAGCCGGACCTGATCGTCGCGGACGAGCCGGTGTCCGCGTTGGACGTCTCGGTGCAGGCCCAGGTGGTGAACCTGCTGGAGGATCTGCAGGACCAGCTCGGCCTGACGTACGTGGTGATCGCGCACGACCTCGCGGTGGTGCGGCACATCTCCGACCGCATCGGCGTGATGTACCTGGGCGCGCTGGTGGAGGAGACGGACGCGGACTCGCTCTACCGCGACCCGCTGCACCCGTACACCCGGGCGCTGCTGTCGGCGATCCCGGTGCCGGACCCGCAGGTGGAGGACACGCGCGAGCAGATCCTGCTCGCGGGCGACCTCCCGTCACCGGCCAACCCGCCGTCGGGCTGCCGCTTCCACACGCGCTGCCCCTGGCGCCAGGCGAGCTTGTGCGACACGGACCGCCCCCAGCTCCGCGAAATCGGCGGCGGCCACCGGGTGGCGTGCCACTACGCGGAGGACATCCGCGACGGCCGCATCCAGCCGCACGAGGTGAAGCCGGAACTGGTGGAACTGACCGGGGCGCTGAACCCCGACCTGGGTCCGCCGGACATCGGCACTTCAGCCGAGATCCTGTGA